The window AAACTTTCTAAAATCGGCAAGGACAAAAGAAACCAACCAGTTCTAAGTATGAACGAACACAGCCTTTACtttattcatattctttcttctgCTTATCAGTAACCTCTGTAGGCAAAGACAAGAACTGGGTGATCTTCTGGACCTGAGAGACATCAATCCGGTACTTTTCAGCTATCTCCTTCACACTCATTGAACCGTTGTGATCTTGAGCTTTGCCCTGGTAGAGAAGCATGATATGTCGCACTTGTGCTATGTTCAATGTTCCTTGAGGCACTGGGTTCTCCTCATACCTTGTTGATTCAGGAGTTGTGTTCCGGAGCTTTGGGAGTGGCCTTTTCGATGTTTCCACTACTGATGCCTATATAAATCACAAATCTTAACATAGTTTATACGGATAGATATGTCCTGGACTTAAACACATAAAAGACCCAAACCCGCAACTACAACCACTCACAATGATTATATTAAATTCATACTCCCCTTTTGCATCATCAACATTTCCACATTTCATCTCTTATTCTCAACTTAATCAACACCACCAAGCATTATCAGCGTTAAGATCAACAGCAAGAAATGTGACGCAATCTGATTCCTTCTTCCTTATTCCAccaattttttgtaaatataccATTGGCGTGACACAAtacatatcaaaagattttctAATCTGATTACACAACATATAACAGCTACTCTagaatttatattaatgttCAGTCCCATCTAAAATCATGTAGTAAAACCTTAAAACATATCTCCCAAAAATGCTACAACAAAGTTAGAAGTCAACCCATCACTGTTCATACAACCTTCCTAATTCACCCACTTATCACCTTCAACTCACTCAGTCACAAGACATTTACATGAATAACACCAGAAACTCTACAAGATGTGAAATAGACAACAAAACGAGTTCTCATACCGTTCTCAACAGCTACATAACTACAAACACTAAAGCTATGTATCAATAAAAAGGATGGGCATTAACTTCAATGCAGCTACTCAGATGGATCAAtatcaaaaaattcaaaagcaaacacTTGTTCTTCATGAGAATCCAATcgaatcatcaaaatcaaacaacagaCAAAAGGAAGAAGGAAACGAACCTCTCCCATCTCAGCTTTGCCTCCAGGTTTAGCCTTTATTCTCCCAACCATCTGGTTCAGCATTGTATCATACTTTGGGTCTCGTTCCTCTAAAACATTATCCTCCTCACTCGTTCTTCTACCTTTATTATCTTAACAAATACAAACCCCAAATTCACATTAAAAAAACCCAACCTTTCTTGCAAAAATCAATTCCTTTTTAGAGAAATGTGATAACTTTCGAATACCCAAATGCgaaggatttagggtttataccAGAAGAAACACCTTCAACAGCTGCAGTAGACGGAGATGGTTTCACGGCGGTGAGCTCCTCCGTAGGAAGCGATCTCCGATCAACGACGACCCTTGATGTAGAAGATGGTGTTGATCTCTCAACTTCTTTGATTTTACCAACAGCTCGACGCAATTGCTGACCCATTACTACCACACAGAGTAAAAGTTAA is drawn from Camelina sativa cultivar DH55 chromosome 1, Cs, whole genome shotgun sequence and contains these coding sequences:
- the LOC104786456 gene encoding uncharacterized protein LOC104786456 isoform X2, producing MGQQLRRAVGKIKEVERSTPSSTSRVVVDRRSLPTEELTAVKPSPSTAAVEGVSSGRRTSEEDNVLEERDPKYDTMLNQMVGRIKAKPGGKAEMGEASVVETSKRPLPKLRNTTPESTRYEENPVPQGTLNIAQVRHIMLLYQGKAQDHNGSMSVKEIAEKYRIDVSQVQKITQFLSLPTEVTDKQKKEYE
- the LOC104786456 gene encoding uncharacterized protein LOC104786456 isoform X1; translation: MGQQLRRAVGKIKEVERSTPSSTSRVVVDRRSLPTEELTAVKPSPSTAAVEGVSSDNKGRRTSEEDNVLEERDPKYDTMLNQMVGRIKAKPGGKAEMGEASVVETSKRPLPKLRNTTPESTRYEENPVPQGTLNIAQVRHIMLLYQGKAQDHNGSMSVKEIAEKYRIDVSQVQKITQFLSLPTEVTDKQKKEYE